One Tamlana carrageenivorans genomic region harbors:
- the rpmI gene encoding 50S ribosomal protein L35: MPKMKTKSSAKKRFKLTGTGKIKRKHAFKSHILTKKSKKRKLKLTHDGLVHKADEDNIKTMMRLK, from the coding sequence ATGCCTAAAATGAAAACAAAATCTAGTGCCAAAAAACGTTTCAAGTTAACAGGTACTGGTAAGATTAAAAGAAAGCACGCTTTTAAGAGTCACATCTTAACAAAGAAATCTAAAAAGCGTAAGCTTAAGTTAACTCATGATGGTTTGGTACACAAAGCAGATGAGGATAACATTAAAACCATGATGCGTTTAAAATAA
- the infC gene encoding translation initiation factor IF-3: MAIRRRQQPRRVSQEDKHKINSKITAQKLRLVGDNVEIGIYTKGDALRIANEQELDLVEISPNADPPVCKVMDYKKFLYEQKKRDKALKSKATKVIIKEIRFGPQTDDHDYEFKKKHAEKFLKEGAKLKAFVFFKGRSIIFKEQGQILLLKLAQDLEEFGKVEQMPRLEGKRMTMFIAPKK; the protein is encoded by the coding sequence ATAGCAATTAGAAGAAGACAGCAACCTAGAAGGGTTTCGCAAGAGGACAAGCACAAAATTAACTCTAAAATTACTGCTCAAAAGTTACGCCTTGTAGGTGATAACGTTGAGATTGGTATTTATACTAAAGGTGATGCCTTAAGAATCGCTAACGAGCAAGAGTTAGATCTTGTAGAAATATCTCCTAATGCAGACCCACCGGTTTGTAAGGTTATGGATTATAAGAAGTTTCTTTACGAACAAAAGAAGCGTGATAAAGCTTTAAAATCGAAAGCCACCAAGGTTATCATTAAAGAAATTCGTTTTGGTCCACAAACCGATGATCATGACTACGAGTTTAAAAAGAAACATGCCGAGAAATTCCTAAAAGAAGGCGCTAAGTTAAAAGCTTTCGTATTCTTTAAAGGACGTTCAATCATTTTCAAGGAACAAGGTCAGATTTTGCTATTAAAATTAGCTCAAGATCTTGAAGAATTTGGAAAAGTAGAGCAAATGCCTCGATTAGAAGGTAAACGTATGACGATGTTTATTGCTCCAAAAAAGTAA
- a CDS encoding IS3 family transposase (programmed frameshift), which translates to MGKKYDNEFKSMILDLSKSGIPTKQLSEEYGVHTSVINRRKQEYDLKGGDFSKNEPKSKEHQELIALKKELRDVKMERDNLKKGGEHLFQERQIRYNFILSNKNTYPVEKTCKCMKVSKNAYYHWLKTKDTLKVNSSKSFLKDRIEAIFDNSKQIYGSYRIQKQLEREKLFYSRSYVGLLMKEMGLRSVLNKKFVVTTDSNHSLKTAKNELDRDFTSFSLGYKLVSDITYIRVNQQWNYLTTIMDLADRKIIGWSLSEDMTTENTVLKAWVDARRNRVINQQCIFHSDRGVQYASNRITNMFFFNQKVIQSMSRKGNCWDNAVAESFFKTIKYEWINRFKYTSYNQLYKSIDQYLNWYNTQRLHSSLGYMTPLEKELQLKGFINKAA; encoded by the exons ATGGGAAAAAAATATGACAACGAGTTTAAATCGATGATATTAGATTTATCCAAATCTGGTATACCAACAAAACAACTGAGTGAAGAATATGGAGTTCATACAAGTGTTATTAATAGAAGGAAACAAGAGTATGATTTAAAAGGAGGAGATTTTTCTAAAAATGAACCTAAATCCAAAGAACATCAAGAACTTATAGCATTAAAAAAGGAATTAAGAGATGTTAAAATGGAACGTGACA ATCTTAAAAAAGGCGGTGAGCATCTTTTCCAAGAGCGACAGATAAGGTATAACTTCATTTTATCAAACAAAAATACTTATCCTGTCGAAAAGACGTGCAAATGCATGAAGGTTAGTAAAAATGCTTATTACCATTGGCTTAAAACCAAAGACACCTTAAAGGTTAATTCCTCTAAATCATTTTTAAAAGACAGAATCGAAGCTATATTTGACAATAGTAAACAGATTTATGGTAGCTATCGAATTCAAAAACAACTTGAACGAGAAAAGCTTTTTTATTCCCGTTCATATGTGGGGTTACTTATGAAAGAAATGGGACTAAGAAGTGTATTGAATAAGAAATTTGTGGTAACTACGGATTCAAATCATTCTCTAAAAACAGCTAAAAATGAATTAGACAGGGATTTTACCAGTTTTTCTTTAGGCTACAAATTAGTCTCTGACATTACGTATATAAGAGTTAATCAACAATGGAACTATTTAACCACGATAATGGATTTGGCTGATAGAAAAATAATAGGCTGGTCTTTAAGTGAAGATATGACTACTGAGAATACGGTTTTAAAGGCCTGGGTTGATGCTAGAAGAAACAGAGTGATAAACCAGCAGTGTATTTTTCATTCGGACAGGGGTGTGCAATATGCATCCAACAGAATCACAAATATGTTCTTTTTTAATCAAAAAGTGATACAAAGCATGAGTAGAAAGGGAAATTGCTGGGATAATGCTGTAGCTGAAAGTTTTTTTAAAACCATTAAATATGAGTGGATTAACAGATTTAAGTATACGTCTTATAATCAATTATACAAATCTATTGATCAATATTTAAACTGGTATAACACTCAAAGATTACATTCTAGTTTAGGATACATGACGCCTCTTGAAAAAGAATTACAATTAAAAGGATTTATTAACAAAGCTGCTTAG
- a CDS encoding ISAon1 family transposase: MYGLDGKKLQRQYRDYLSEFKDWEYLKQSSKWLVYPQNIGKRLSIDEIALSQGELYTVVTNKKAKGRAGSIVAIISGTKSEEVIKYLKKIPEGKRRLVEEITLVMAGGMKLIAKKSFPRAVQVIDRFHVQQLASDTVQDIRVKYRWQALELENEAIKTAKNNNYQYLAEVFSNGDTRKQLLARSRYLLFKSPDKWTSSQKERAGILFMQYPMIKEAYDLSNQLRVIYNTCTDKNIAMTKLALWYNQIENSGFKSFRVVMNTISLNYRGILNYFDNRSTNAAAESFNAKIKAFRQQLRGVRNKELSLSKILCF, encoded by the coding sequence TTGTATGGTTTAGATGGTAAAAAGCTACAGCGCCAATATCGAGATTATTTAAGTGAATTTAAAGATTGGGAATACCTTAAGCAATCCTCCAAATGGTTAGTCTACCCTCAAAATATTGGCAAACGATTATCTATAGATGAAATAGCACTTTCACAAGGAGAGTTATACACCGTAGTAACCAATAAAAAAGCCAAAGGTAGAGCAGGTTCTATTGTAGCTATTATTTCAGGAACTAAGTCTGAAGAGGTTATTAAATATCTTAAAAAGATACCTGAAGGCAAGCGGAGGTTGGTAGAAGAAATAACCTTAGTTATGGCCGGTGGCATGAAACTAATTGCAAAGAAGAGCTTCCCAAGAGCCGTGCAAGTCATTGATCGCTTTCATGTACAACAACTAGCTTCTGATACTGTACAAGACATTAGAGTAAAATACCGCTGGCAAGCTCTAGAACTAGAAAATGAGGCTATCAAGACAGCTAAAAATAATAACTACCAGTATCTAGCAGAAGTATTTAGTAACGGGGATACGCGCAAACAACTGCTAGCACGAAGTAGGTATCTTCTATTCAAAAGTCCTGACAAATGGACTAGTTCCCAAAAGGAAAGGGCAGGAATTTTATTCATGCAATACCCTATGATAAAGGAAGCTTATGACTTGTCAAACCAGCTAAGAGTAATTTATAATACTTGTACAGACAAAAATATAGCAATGACTAAATTGGCACTTTGGTACAATCAAATTGAAAATAGTGGCTTTAAAAGCTTTAGAGTTGTTATGAACACAATCTCCCTAAATTACAGGGGAATATTAAACTATTTTGACAACAGAAGTACCAATGCGGCTGCTGAATCTTTTAATGCAAAGATCAAAGCCTTTAGACAACAACTTAGAGGTGTGAGAAATAAGGAATTGAGTTTATCCAAAATTTTGTGTTTTTGA
- a CDS encoding ISAon1 family transposase, producing the protein MANLYGLDGKKLQRQYRDYLSEFKDWEYLEQSTKWLVYPQNIGKRLSIDEIALSQGELYTVVTNKKAKGRAGSIVAIISGTKAEEVIKYLKKIPEGKRRLVEEITLDMAGSMKLIAKKSFPRAVQVIDRFHVQQLASDAVQDIRVKYRWQALELENEAIKTAKNNNYQYLAEVFSNGDTRKQLLARSRYLLFKSPDKWTSSQKERAGILFKQYPMIKEAYDLSNQLRVIYNTCTDKNIAMTKLALWYNQIENSGFKSFRVVMNTISLNYRGILNYFDNRSTNAAAESFNAKIKAFRQQLRGVRNKEFFLFRLAQIYA; encoded by the coding sequence ATAGCTAATTTGTATGGTTTAGATGGTAAAAAGCTACAGCGCCAATATCGAGATTATTTAAGTGAATTTAAAGATTGGGAATACCTTGAGCAATCCACCAAATGGTTAGTCTACCCTCAAAATATTGGCAAACGATTATCTATAGATGAAATAGCACTTTCACAAGGAGAGTTATACACCGTAGTAACCAATAAAAAAGCCAAAGGTAGAGCAGGTTCTATTGTAGCTATTATTTCAGGAACTAAGGCCGAAGAGGTTATTAAATATCTTAAAAAGATACCTGAAGGCAAGCGGAGGTTGGTAGAAGAAATAACCTTAGATATGGCCGGTAGCATGAAACTAATTGCAAAGAAGAGCTTCCCAAGAGCCGTGCAAGTCATTGATCGCTTTCATGTACAACAACTAGCTTCTGATGCTGTACAAGACATTAGAGTAAAATACCGCTGGCAAGCTCTAGAACTAGAAAATGAGGCTATCAAGACAGCTAAAAATAATAACTACCAGTATCTAGCAGAAGTATTTAGTAACGGGGATACGCGCAAACAACTGCTAGCACGAAGTAGGTATCTTCTATTCAAAAGTCCTGACAAATGGACTAGTTCCCAAAAGGAAAGGGCAGGAATTTTATTCAAGCAATACCCTATGATAAAGGAAGCTTATGACTTGTCAAACCAGCTAAGAGTAATTTACAATACTTGTACAGACAAAAATATAGCAATGACTAAATTGGCACTTTGGTACAATCAAATTGAAAATAGTGGCTTTAAAAGCTTTAGAGTTGTTATGAACACAATCTCCCTAAATTACAGGGGAATATTAAACTATTTTGACAACAGAAGTACCAATGCGGCTGCTGAATCTTTTAATGCAAAGATCAAAGCCTTTAGACAACAACTTAGAGGTGTGAGAAATAAGGAATTCTTCCTCTTTAGATTAGCACAAATTTATGCCTAG
- a CDS encoding IS256 family transposase yields MNSDLEKQLDALIGKISNKEDFDQVKEQLLKRGIESLLKAEMTAHLGFQKGGSVIENNQRNGFSEKTIKTHNGEQRIKIPRDRQASFEPVIVPKHQSISQELEDCIQLLYAKGMSNSDIIDFIESTYGVQYSTSQVSIITNQLLEDIKQWQNRPLEDVYPIVWIDAIHYKIRQEGKVISKACMIVLGVNTEGQQDILSMSIVETEKAAAWMSILDDLRSRGVKDIFFLCSDNLSGLDKAVEAIFPGSIRQICIVHQIRNSLKYVSYKDRKSIMVDIKAIYQADNEKFALEAFEVFKQNWEDKYLSAVQSWENNWDNLTSFLNYPKEIRKLIYTTNIIESFNASLRKYTRNKKVFPHDDAALKSIYLAAQSISKKWKKTRFKWGQIYNQLYICFPNRL; encoded by the coding sequence ATGAACTCAGACTTAGAAAAACAATTAGACGCCTTGATCGGCAAAATCAGCAACAAGGAGGACTTTGACCAGGTCAAGGAACAGTTGCTTAAACGTGGTATTGAATCACTTTTAAAAGCAGAAATGACTGCCCACTTAGGGTTTCAAAAAGGAGGTTCTGTAATTGAGAACAACCAGCGCAATGGTTTCTCAGAGAAAACTATCAAGACTCATAACGGCGAACAACGCATCAAAATCCCCAGAGATCGTCAAGCGAGCTTTGAGCCTGTTATTGTCCCCAAACATCAATCGATTAGTCAAGAATTAGAAGATTGTATTCAACTGCTTTACGCCAAAGGTATGAGCAATAGCGATATTATTGATTTTATTGAAAGTACCTATGGAGTGCAGTATTCCACATCACAGGTATCCATTATCACCAATCAATTATTGGAAGACATCAAACAATGGCAGAATAGACCTTTAGAAGACGTATATCCCATTGTCTGGATAGATGCTATTCATTATAAAATACGTCAAGAAGGCAAGGTAATATCTAAAGCCTGTATGATAGTTTTAGGGGTGAATACCGAAGGGCAACAAGATATTTTGAGCATGAGTATTGTGGAGACAGAAAAGGCAGCTGCTTGGATGTCCATTTTAGACGATCTGCGCTCTAGAGGCGTAAAAGATATCTTCTTTCTGTGTTCGGATAACCTCTCTGGATTAGATAAAGCTGTAGAAGCTATTTTTCCAGGTAGTATACGTCAAATATGTATCGTACATCAAATTAGAAACTCTTTAAAATATGTGAGCTATAAGGACCGTAAATCAATAATGGTCGATATTAAAGCTATTTATCAAGCCGATAATGAGAAATTCGCTTTAGAGGCTTTCGAAGTCTTTAAACAAAATTGGGAAGATAAATACCTCTCTGCCGTACAGTCTTGGGAAAACAATTGGGATAATTTGACCTCGTTTTTAAACTACCCAAAAGAGATTAGAAAACTTATATATACTACCAATATCATTGAGAGTTTTAATGCCAGTTTAAGAAAATATACACGCAACAAAAAAGTCTTTCCTCATGATGATGCAGCACTGAAATCCATATATTTAGCAGCTCAAAGCATCAGCAAAAAATGGAAGAAAACACGATTTAAATGGGGCCAAATTTACAATCAATTGTATATTTGTTTTCCAAACAGGTTATAA
- the thrS gene encoding threonine--tRNA ligase, translating into MIHITLPDGSVKTFDEGVTPMDVAKSISEGFARNVISANFNGTNIETVTPLTTDGSLVLYTWRDDEGKTAFWHSSAHVLAQAIEELYQGAKLTIGPAIENGFYYDVDFGDHNVSEKDFKSIETKMLEIARGKHDFKMRSASKAEALDLYKNNPFKTELIENLEDGTITFCDHSTFTDLCRGGHIPNTGIIKAVKILSVAGAYWRGNENNPQLTRVYGISFPKQKELTEYIEMLEEAKKRDHRKLGKELELFTFSKRVGQGLPLWLPKGAALRERLENFLKAAQKKAGYEMVVTPHIGQKELYETSGHYAKYGEDSFQPILTPKEDEEFLLKPMNCPHHCEIYNSTQWSYKDLPKRFAEFGTVYRYEQSGELHGLTRVRGFTQDDAHIFCTPDQLDKEFKDVIDLVLYVFGSLGFENFTAQVSIRDPKNPDKYIGDVANWEKAEQAIINAASDKGLNYVIEEGEAAFYGPKLDFMVKDALGRRWQLGTIQVDYNLPERFELSYKGSDNESHRPVMIHRAPFGSMERFVALLLEHTGGNFPLWLMPTQVIILSISEKYEKYSQKVLNLLENDEIRALVDHRNETIGKKIREAEMQKHPYMIIIGEQEEAEGKITVRQHGGADLGMISVEAFSEIIKEDIKKTLKSF; encoded by the coding sequence ATGATACATATTACATTACCTGATGGCAGTGTGAAAACGTTTGATGAAGGCGTTACACCTATGGATGTTGCTAAGAGCATAAGTGAAGGATTTGCAAGAAACGTGATTTCGGCGAATTTTAATGGTACAAACATTGAAACCGTTACACCTTTAACCACCGATGGTTCTTTAGTTTTATACACCTGGAGAGACGACGAAGGTAAAACAGCTTTCTGGCACAGTTCGGCTCACGTATTAGCCCAAGCCATAGAAGAACTATACCAAGGCGCAAAACTTACCATTGGTCCTGCTATTGAAAACGGGTTTTATTATGATGTAGATTTTGGAGATCATAATGTATCTGAAAAAGATTTTAAATCTATTGAAACTAAAATGCTAGAAATCGCTAGAGGGAAGCATGATTTTAAAATGCGCTCGGCGAGCAAGGCAGAAGCTTTAGATTTATATAAAAACAATCCGTTTAAAACGGAATTAATCGAAAACTTAGAAGATGGTACCATTACATTTTGTGACCATTCGACGTTTACCGATTTATGTCGTGGCGGACATATCCCGAACACAGGGATTATAAAAGCCGTTAAAATTTTAAGTGTTGCCGGTGCTTACTGGAGAGGTAATGAAAATAACCCGCAGTTAACGCGTGTTTATGGTATTTCATTTCCGAAGCAAAAAGAATTGACCGAATACATAGAAATGCTTGAAGAAGCAAAAAAACGTGACCATAGAAAATTAGGTAAAGAGCTTGAGCTTTTTACTTTTTCAAAACGTGTGGGCCAAGGTTTACCGTTATGGTTACCAAAAGGTGCTGCTTTACGTGAGCGTTTAGAGAATTTCTTAAAAGCGGCTCAGAAAAAAGCAGGTTACGAAATGGTGGTCACACCACATATTGGACAAAAGGAGCTTTATGAAACTTCTGGGCATTATGCTAAATATGGTGAAGACAGCTTCCAACCTATTTTAACACCAAAGGAAGATGAGGAGTTTTTATTAAAACCAATGAACTGTCCGCACCACTGTGAGATTTACAACAGTACCCAATGGAGTTATAAAGATTTACCAAAACGTTTTGCTGAATTTGGTACCGTTTATCGTTACGAACAAAGTGGTGAATTGCACGGTTTAACCCGAGTTCGTGGTTTTACTCAAGATGACGCCCATATTTTCTGTACTCCAGATCAATTGGATAAAGAATTTAAAGATGTTATCGATTTGGTACTTTATGTATTCGGCTCGTTAGGGTTTGAAAACTTTACTGCGCAAGTATCTATTCGTGATCCTAAAAATCCTGATAAATATATAGGTGATGTTGCTAATTGGGAAAAAGCAGAACAAGCGATTATTAACGCCGCGTCCGATAAAGGTTTAAATTACGTTATTGAGGAAGGTGAAGCTGCTTTTTACGGTCCGAAATTAGATTTCATGGTTAAGGATGCCCTTGGAAGACGCTGGCAACTAGGTACCATTCAAGTGGATTACAACTTACCAGAGCGTTTTGAATTATCTTACAAAGGCAGTGATAACGAGTCGCATCGCCCAGTAATGATTCACCGTGCGCCGTTTGGAAGTATGGAGCGTTTTGTAGCATTATTGTTAGAACATACAGGGGGTAATTTCCCGCTTTGGCTCATGCCAACACAGGTAATTATATTATCAATTAGCGAGAAATATGAAAAATACTCACAAAAAGTTTTAAATTTGCTAGAAAATGACGAAATTCGCGCCCTTGTAGATCATAGAAATGAAACAATAGGGAAGAAAATTCGTGAAGCGGAAATGCAGAAGCATCCTTATATGATCATTATTGGGGAGCAAGAAGAAGCAGAAGGCAAAATTACTGTACGCCAACATGGTGGAGCAGATTTAGGAATGATTTCCGTTGAAGCCTTCTCTGAAATAATAAAAGAAGACATTAAAAAAACGTTGAAATCGTTTTAA
- a CDS encoding asparagine synthetase B, which produces MDAESQKNHLKAYGITYWTLNRDLKVKWLLNYRGGSFLLPDTEGVRRECQIRGVSFEVISNAKTESILEEISSPSQNMEAVVLEKAPKIAVYTPKGKLPWDDAVTMVLQYAEIPYETVYDEEVLNDGLLVFDWLHLHHEDFTGQYGKFYAQYRATSWYIEEKKEAEALASKLGYNKVSEEKLAVSLKIRDYVIGGGFMFAMCSATDSFDIALSAEGVDICEPMFDGDGSTANYQNKIDYHKTFAFTDFLLERSPLVYEFSSIDTTRKRHVPKTADYFTLMDFSAKWDPIPTMLCQNHTALVKGFMGQTTAFARDEIKSNVLVLGETKSNGEAKYIHGIKGKGFFTFYGGHDPEDYQHRVGDAKTELDLHPTSPGYRLILNNVLFPAAKKKKQKT; this is translated from the coding sequence ATGGATGCCGAGAGCCAAAAAAATCATCTTAAGGCTTATGGAATTACTTATTGGACTCTTAACCGAGATTTAAAGGTAAAGTGGCTACTAAATTATCGAGGTGGTTCTTTTTTGTTACCAGATACCGAAGGGGTACGTAGAGAATGCCAAATTCGAGGCGTCTCCTTTGAAGTTATTTCCAACGCTAAAACCGAAAGTATTTTAGAAGAAATTAGCAGTCCCAGTCAAAATATGGAGGCTGTTGTGTTAGAAAAGGCGCCTAAAATTGCTGTTTACACACCCAAAGGGAAATTACCTTGGGATGATGCGGTAACGATGGTATTACAATATGCTGAAATTCCTTATGAAACCGTTTACGATGAAGAAGTGCTTAATGATGGCTTATTAGTTTTCGATTGGTTACACTTACATCATGAAGATTTTACAGGGCAGTATGGGAAATTCTACGCCCAATACCGCGCAACATCTTGGTACATCGAAGAAAAAAAAGAAGCCGAAGCCTTGGCTTCAAAATTAGGTTACAATAAAGTTTCTGAAGAAAAACTGGCGGTCTCTTTAAAAATTCGGGATTATGTTATTGGTGGCGGATTTATGTTTGCCATGTGCAGTGCTACCGATAGTTTTGACATTGCCTTGTCGGCCGAAGGCGTTGATATTTGCGAGCCTATGTTTGATGGCGATGGGAGTACAGCAAACTATCAGAATAAAATTGATTACCATAAAACCTTTGCGTTTACCGATTTTTTATTAGAACGTAGCCCTTTGGTTTATGAGTTTTCATCTATAGATACGACTAGAAAGCGGCATGTACCTAAAACAGCCGATTATTTTACTTTAATGGATTTCTCAGCTAAGTGGGATCCTATTCCAACCATGTTATGTCAAAATCACACAGCCTTAGTTAAAGGTTTTATGGGACAAACAACGGCCTTTGCAAGAGATGAAATTAAATCGAATGTTTTGGTTTTAGGAGAAACAAAATCCAATGGCGAAGCCAAGTACATTCACGGGATAAAAGGCAAAGGCTTTTTTACGTTTTATGGAGGTCATGACCCCGAAGATTATCAGCATCGGGTAGGGGATGCTAAAACCGAATTAGATCTACATCCTACATCTCCAGGGTACCGCTTAATTCTGAATAACGTTTTGTTTCCAGCGGCTAAAAAGAAGAAACAAAAAACTTAA
- a CDS encoding ISAon1 family transposase N-terminal region protein → MEISKDLLSLLLPDFLVAHFSFKSSSSTEDKLRLYFEEKNIVPNSFKTRKVESKGFHKEIIIEDFPLRGKLVYLHLKRRRWRDVDTKETLQRDWNNVAKGTRMTTEFAAF, encoded by the coding sequence GTGGAAATTTCTAAAGATTTATTATCCTTATTACTACCTGATTTTCTGGTAGCTCATTTTAGTTTTAAAAGTAGTTCTTCAACAGAAGATAAACTTCGGTTGTATTTCGAAGAGAAGAACATTGTCCCAAATAGTTTTAAAACACGTAAAGTAGAATCTAAAGGTTTTCATAAAGAAATAATTATCGAGGATTTTCCACTTAGAGGGAAACTAGTTTATCTGCATTTAAAGCGCCGCAGATGGCGTGATGTAGACACAAAAGAAACCCTGCAAAGAGACTGGAATAATGTAGCAAAAGGCACTCGTATGACCACCGAGTTTGCCGCTTTTTAA
- the rplT gene encoding 50S ribosomal protein L20, with protein sequence MPRSVNSVAKRARRKKVLKQAKGYFGRRKNVWTVAKNAVDKAMQYSYRDRRNKKRTFRALWITRINAAAREHGLSYSQFMGQLKANDIELNRKVLADLAMNNPEAFKAVIEKVK encoded by the coding sequence ATGCCAAGATCAGTAAATTCTGTAGCAAAAAGAGCCAGAAGAAAAAAGGTTCTTAAACAAGCAAAAGGTTACTTTGGAAGACGTAAAAACGTTTGGACAGTAGCAAAAAATGCGGTTGACAAAGCGATGCAATACTCGTACAGAGACCGTAGAAACAAAAAGAGAACATTCCGTGCTTTATGGATCACGCGTATTAACGCAGCAGCCAGAGAACATGGTTTATCTTATTCTCAATTCATGGGACAATTAAAAGCTAACGATATCGAATTAAACCGTAAGGTTTTAGCCGATTTAGCTATGAATAACCCAGAGGCTTTCAAAGCTGTAATTGAAAAAGTAAAATAA
- a CDS encoding type II toxin-antitoxin system RelE/ParE family toxin, whose protein sequence is MNFKIIWSDFSATQLDDIFEYYRSKASLKVATKIVTGIIKESEKLANATCIGQGEELLKERTTQYRYLVFKNYKLIYSVDEENGLIKIADVFDTRQNPPKIKRTK, encoded by the coding sequence ATGAATTTTAAAATTATTTGGTCTGACTTTTCAGCAACTCAACTTGACGATATTTTTGAATATTATAGAAGTAAGGCAAGTCTAAAAGTTGCTACCAAAATTGTTACTGGTATTATTAAAGAATCAGAAAAGTTGGCAAATGCGACTTGTATTGGACAAGGGGAGGAGTTACTTAAAGAAAGAACAACTCAATATCGTTATTTGGTTTTCAAAAATTATAAATTAATCTATTCTGTTGATGAAGAAAACGGATTAATAAAAATCGCCGATGTTTTTGATACCCGACAAAATCCACCAAAAATAAAACGGACAAAATAA